From Algoriphagus sp. NG3, the proteins below share one genomic window:
- the nirB gene encoding nitrite reductase large subunit NirB, giving the protein MKKVIVIGNGMVGYKFCEKLAAHPLRDQFEITVFGEESRPAYDRVHLSEYFSLDSADKLLLAPRDWYEENNITLRTGEMITAIETEAKRVFTHKHDYFEYDYLILATGSSCFVPNIKGVDKPGVFIYRTIEDLDAIQAYAQKLKQEGKFKASVLGGGLLGLEAANAAKELGMQTDVIEFAPRLMPRQLDKAASDMLQNKIESLGIKVHLGKNSKEIQGEEGIENIEFTDETVLQTDMLIISAGIRPRDELAVKSGLQTGERGGVYVNNKMETSDPSIYAIGEVALYNDGIYGLVAPGYEMAGVAVEQIAGGDKLMSPSIDMSTQLKLVGTEVASFGDPFIENEEVTAIVYENKQRGVYKRINIAKDGSRLLGGIMVGDSSDYNTLFQLYINAMKLPENPEDLILGSRGEGKSALGSVLDLPETAQICSCEAVSKGTICESITSGTCCSFSEVVKHTKASSSCGGCKPMVTDLVTATLKSMGQEVKETICEHFEYSRQEMYDLVKLHNIKDFDEALDRFGIGHGCETCKPVLASVFASIYMETANRQAPIQDSNDRFLANIQRNGTYSVVPRVPGGEITPEKLMALGQVAKKYDLYTKITGGQRIDLFGAQLQELPMIWKELIDAGFESGHAYGKSLRTVKSCVGSTWCRYGLHDSVSFAIRIEERYKGLRSPHKLKGGVSGCIRECAEARGKDFGVIAVEGGWNLYVCGNGGATPKHALLLAEKLDDDTCIKYLDRFLMYYIRTAAPLQRTAPWLEKLEGGIEYLKKVVVEDRLNIGDELQAEMEELVARYACEWKEAIEDPQMMKRFKPFINSDETDENLVFVPMREQKMPRPW; this is encoded by the coding sequence ATGAAAAAAGTTATTGTCATAGGAAATGGAATGGTCGGATATAAGTTTTGCGAAAAACTTGCAGCCCACCCTCTTCGCGATCAGTTTGAGATTACAGTTTTTGGAGAGGAATCCCGACCTGCTTACGACAGGGTTCACCTGAGCGAATATTTTTCACTGGATTCAGCAGACAAACTACTATTAGCCCCAAGGGACTGGTACGAGGAAAACAACATCACTCTCCGTACGGGAGAAATGATCACAGCAATAGAGACAGAAGCAAAACGGGTTTTCACCCATAAGCACGACTATTTTGAATATGATTACCTGATTTTGGCAACAGGTTCTTCCTGCTTTGTGCCAAACATCAAGGGGGTAGATAAGCCAGGTGTGTTTATTTACAGAACCATCGAAGATCTTGATGCCATCCAGGCGTATGCACAAAAACTCAAGCAAGAAGGCAAATTTAAAGCATCGGTTTTAGGAGGAGGACTGCTTGGACTGGAAGCTGCAAATGCTGCCAAGGAATTGGGCATGCAGACAGACGTCATAGAATTCGCTCCGCGACTCATGCCCCGTCAACTAGACAAGGCGGCAAGTGACATGCTTCAAAACAAAATAGAGAGCCTGGGAATAAAAGTCCATTTAGGGAAAAATTCCAAGGAAATCCAAGGAGAGGAAGGCATTGAGAACATAGAGTTTACAGACGAAACAGTCCTTCAAACTGACATGCTGATTATCTCAGCAGGCATCCGTCCACGTGATGAATTGGCGGTAAAAAGCGGACTCCAAACCGGAGAAAGAGGGGGAGTCTATGTAAACAATAAAATGGAAACCTCTGACCCTTCCATTTACGCAATCGGAGAAGTTGCCCTTTATAATGATGGAATCTACGGACTGGTGGCTCCTGGGTATGAGATGGCAGGTGTTGCTGTTGAACAGATTGCCGGTGGAGATAAGCTCATGAGCCCATCGATAGATATGTCCACCCAACTGAAATTGGTAGGCACCGAAGTAGCTTCCTTTGGCGATCCATTTATTGAAAACGAGGAAGTCACTGCTATAGTCTATGAAAACAAGCAGCGTGGGGTGTATAAAAGAATCAACATTGCCAAAGACGGATCAAGACTTCTAGGCGGGATCATGGTAGGCGATTCATCAGACTACAATACCCTGTTCCAGCTTTACATCAACGCCATGAAACTTCCGGAAAACCCGGAGGATTTGATCCTGGGATCGCGGGGAGAAGGAAAAAGTGCTTTAGGAAGTGTTCTCGACCTACCGGAAACTGCCCAAATCTGTTCCTGCGAAGCGGTAAGCAAAGGCACCATCTGCGAATCGATCACCAGTGGCACTTGCTGCTCTTTTTCCGAGGTAGTGAAGCACACGAAAGCTTCGAGTTCCTGCGGAGGATGCAAGCCGATGGTGACCGACTTAGTCACCGCTACTTTGAAGTCCATGGGACAGGAAGTAAAAGAGACCATCTGCGAACACTTTGAATACAGCCGTCAGGAAATGTATGATTTGGTCAAGCTTCACAATATTAAGGACTTTGACGAGGCACTTGATAGATTCGGAATTGGTCATGGCTGCGAAACCTGCAAGCCAGTGCTTGCATCTGTATTCGCCAGTATATACATGGAAACAGCCAACCGTCAAGCCCCTATACAGGACTCTAATGACAGGTTTCTCGCCAACATCCAGAGAAATGGTACTTACTCCGTAGTACCTAGAGTACCCGGCGGTGAGATCACCCCTGAAAAACTAATGGCACTCGGGCAAGTGGCAAAAAAATACGATCTATATACCAAAATCACAGGAGGTCAGCGGATCGATCTATTTGGAGCCCAGCTTCAAGAGCTTCCTATGATCTGGAAGGAACTGATCGACGCTGGTTTCGAAAGTGGACATGCCTACGGCAAATCACTCCGCACAGTAAAAAGCTGTGTGGGCTCCACCTGGTGCAGATACGGACTGCATGATAGCGTAAGCTTTGCGATCAGAATCGAAGAGCGATACAAAGGACTTCGCTCTCCCCACAAACTCAAAGGAGGAGTCTCAGGATGCATCCGGGAATGCGCAGAAGCCAGAGGAAAAGACTTTGGCGTGATCGCCGTAGAAGGAGGATGGAATCTATATGTATGCGGAAACGGCGGCGCCACTCCGAAACATGCCCTGCTTCTAGCCGAAAAATTAGATGATGATACCTGCATTAAATACCTTGATAGGTTCCTGATGTATTACATCCGCACTGCAGCCCCTCTGCAAAGAACAGCCCCGTGGCTGGAGAAGCTAGAGGGAGGTATAGAATATCTGAAAAAAGTGGTAGTAGAAGACCGATTGAATATAGGTGACGAACTTCAGGCCGAGATGGAAGAATTGGTGGCACGGTATGCCTGCGAATGGAAGGAAGCTATAGAAGACCCGCAGATGATGAAGCGTTTCAAGCCATTTATCAATTCAGATGAGACGGATGAAAACCTGGTATTTGTACCAATGAGAGAACAAAAAATGCCTAGACCTTGGTAA
- a CDS encoding alpha-amylase family protein, whose protein sequence is MNRLWYKNAVIYSLDVEVFKDSTGNGIGDITGLIERIHYLAGMGVNCVWIQPFYDSPNRDDGYDVRNYFRVDSRLGDLGHFAQLVDAADEVGIRILIDLVVNHTSKEHFWFQEARKNKDSKYRDFYIWSDHKPENDGEHAVLQELQGHSNWEYDRSAKKWYYHTFFPHQPDLNISNPEVRAEIIRVMHFWLKLGISGFRIDATPHMFREKGSEKFDGDPLQILRDFREFTEIHNRDAVLLAEVDVDPKDYGKFFGDQNKVHMLFDFYMNNSIFLALAKEKATPVRKALRKLPKLREREQMANFLRNHDELNLSQLSEKEKNEVISVFAPEENMRIFDHGIRRELAPMLKNDRKRLEMAYSLLFSLPGTPVIRYGQELGMGEDLELKGRESVRTPMQWDNGKNGGFSEAHEDELVRPIVSKGEFGFKKLNVADQHRNPESLLNWMTRCISFRKELIEIGYGKWEIIKVNNPAVLALSYRYENRTALIFHNFSVKEITFSFDFSDQDEMLDVFGDRKYKQFDSTSRKLKLSGYGYRWIRKRSIF, encoded by the coding sequence ATGAATAGACTCTGGTATAAAAATGCGGTGATATACTCTCTGGATGTAGAGGTCTTCAAGGATTCCACCGGAAACGGAATTGGGGATATCACCGGGCTGATCGAGCGCATCCATTACTTAGCCGGGATGGGGGTAAATTGTGTATGGATTCAGCCATTTTATGATTCGCCAAACAGGGATGATGGATATGATGTGCGGAATTACTTCAGAGTAGATAGCAGACTGGGGGATCTTGGCCATTTTGCCCAGCTAGTGGATGCTGCCGATGAAGTGGGTATCAGAATATTAATTGATCTGGTGGTCAACCACACCTCAAAAGAGCACTTCTGGTTTCAGGAAGCAAGAAAAAACAAAGATTCCAAATACAGGGATTTCTATATCTGGTCTGACCACAAGCCTGAGAACGACGGCGAGCATGCCGTACTTCAAGAACTTCAGGGGCATTCCAACTGGGAATACGACAGATCAGCTAAAAAGTGGTATTACCACACCTTTTTTCCCCACCAGCCAGACCTCAATATCTCAAACCCTGAAGTAAGGGCTGAGATTATCAGAGTTATGCATTTTTGGCTTAAACTCGGGATATCGGGGTTTCGGATAGATGCTACTCCCCACATGTTCAGGGAAAAAGGCAGTGAAAAATTTGATGGAGATCCTTTACAGATTTTGCGGGATTTCAGGGAATTCACAGAGATACACAACCGTGACGCAGTACTCCTGGCAGAAGTAGACGTAGATCCAAAGGACTATGGGAAGTTTTTTGGAGACCAGAATAAAGTACATATGCTTTTTGATTTCTACATGAACAATTCTATTTTTCTGGCTCTGGCCAAGGAGAAGGCTACCCCGGTGAGGAAAGCACTGAGAAAACTGCCCAAGCTTCGGGAACGGGAGCAGATGGCCAATTTTTTACGCAACCATGACGAACTTAATTTAAGCCAACTGAGCGAAAAGGAAAAAAATGAAGTCATCAGCGTATTTGCCCCGGAGGAAAATATGAGAATTTTTGACCATGGCATTCGAAGGGAGCTAGCTCCCATGCTCAAGAACGACAGGAAAAGATTGGAAATGGCTTACAGTTTACTTTTTTCTTTACCAGGAACCCCTGTGATACGTTATGGGCAGGAATTGGGAATGGGAGAGGATTTGGAGCTTAAGGGAAGGGAAAGCGTCCGCACTCCCATGCAATGGGATAATGGAAAAAATGGCGGTTTTTCTGAAGCCCACGAAGATGAGCTAGTGAGACCGATAGTGTCAAAAGGGGAATTTGGTTTTAAGAAGCTAAATGTAGCTGATCAACACCGTAACCCAGAATCCCTTCTAAACTGGATGACAAGGTGTATCAGTTTCAGAAAGGAGCTGATAGAAATAGGATACGGAAAATGGGAGATTATCAAGGTCAACAACCCAGCTGTATTAGCTTTGAGCTATCGTTATGAAAACCGGACAGCACTGATTTTCCACAATTTTTCTGTCAAGGAAATCACTTTTTCATTCGATTTTAGCGACCAGGATGAAATGCTGGATGTATTTGGAGATAGAAAGTATAAGCAGTTTGATTCCACGTCAAGAAAACTAAAACTATCTGGATATGGATATCGCTGGATCCGTAAACGCAGCATATTCTAA
- a CDS encoding response regulator transcription factor, with amino-acid sequence MNPIKIVLADDHELVRDGIKSLLESEKDFQVIDEASDGVEALEVIARQNPDLLIVDIRMPKMNGLEVVKEMSKRFPHIKKLVLSMHDSEEYVVEAIEAGADGYLLKGSSKSEFLKALHTISSGGKYFAGDVSAYIISNFVNGKPKASSRPDTIPEELTNLTNREKQILELILEGKGNNEIADALQISKRTAEVHRFNLMKKLNVKNLVELTTKSRELNLI; translated from the coding sequence ATGAACCCGATCAAGATAGTTTTAGCAGATGACCACGAATTAGTGAGGGATGGGATCAAGTCCTTACTGGAAAGCGAAAAAGATTTTCAGGTAATCGATGAAGCCTCGGACGGGGTGGAAGCCCTGGAAGTGATCGCCCGGCAAAACCCGGATTTGCTGATAGTGGACATTCGTATGCCTAAAATGAACGGGCTGGAAGTAGTGAAAGAGATGAGTAAAAGATTTCCCCACATTAAAAAGCTGGTATTGTCCATGCACGATTCGGAAGAATATGTGGTAGAAGCTATAGAGGCAGGAGCGGATGGATATCTGCTGAAAGGATCTTCTAAAAGTGAATTTTTGAAAGCGCTGCACACCATATCAAGTGGTGGAAAATATTTTGCCGGAGATGTTTCCGCTTACATCATCAGCAATTTTGTCAATGGTAAACCCAAAGCATCTTCCAGACCTGATACTATTCCGGAGGAATTGACAAATCTGACCAATAGGGAAAAACAAATCCTGGAACTGATACTGGAAGGCAAGGGAAATAACGAAATTGCAGATGCACTGCAGATCAGCAAACGAACCGCTGAAGTCCACCGTTTCAATCTGATGAAAAAACTGAATGTGAAAAACCTCGTGGAACTAACCACAAAATCCAGGGAACTCAACCTCATCTAA
- a CDS encoding ATP-binding protein — protein sequence MTGTPRSLDQVTFNRLRRLYLIALGAIAISLIASQILIRKYLNDQENDSFVVNVAGRQRMLSQKLNKEVLLLSHSQDAENSKVLADSIESTLNRWEKAHQILQLGDESMGFQVDNSPVITGMFEAINPFFKKVSDGTHNFLFLKSSNSPDSLASAEQLQIIEVNANAFLKQMDEIVNRYDFEAKKKVSSLKRLELLITIFTLLVLVAEFLIIFWPSAKAMKASIQELMDAEEKAIRMAKNADILSQSKEKSVRELQALSKAMDQILLFARITPEGYITHIGERFSRLYRTQKFNTNAKISDMLSPLENEQLTIDRIIAENKKSGWEGELKTTSQSGEEIWLDVSMIPFNSTEDKSELILICMDITKRKEFMHQVEQLTKESFEEKMYQQKVISRQIIENQENEQNRIAKDIHDGIGQMLTGLKYLLESVDTTDPAKAEVKVSKLKELTSNIIKGVRTATFNLTPPELKDYGIVPALTELTQELSKLTGKDIVLFNKTEFSQRLDSLVEINLYRITQEAINNAIKYAESSHIIVTVAHSQNILSIIVDDNGKGFEMSKLKSKPDEEGGMGLTFMKERVKYINGRLFINSSPNEGTKVTLNIPLT from the coding sequence ATGACCGGTACACCCCGATCGCTGGATCAAGTCACATTTAATCGCCTCCGTCGCCTATACCTTATTGCTTTAGGCGCAATTGCCATCTCCCTGATCGCAAGCCAGATCCTCATCAGAAAATACCTGAATGATCAGGAAAATGACAGTTTCGTAGTAAACGTCGCTGGAAGGCAGCGGATGCTTAGCCAAAAACTGAACAAGGAGGTACTCTTACTTTCCCACAGCCAGGATGCAGAAAACTCAAAAGTATTGGCAGACTCTATTGAAAGCACCTTAAATCGATGGGAAAAAGCACATCAGATTTTACAGTTAGGTGATGAGTCTATGGGCTTCCAAGTGGACAACAGCCCAGTGATCACCGGGATGTTTGAAGCCATCAATCCTTTTTTCAAGAAAGTATCTGACGGAACGCACAACTTTCTTTTTCTCAAATCCAGCAACAGCCCTGATTCCCTGGCAAGTGCTGAGCAATTACAGATCATAGAAGTCAACGCCAATGCTTTTTTGAAGCAAATGGATGAGATCGTCAATCGGTACGATTTCGAAGCTAAAAAAAAGGTTTCAAGCCTGAAGAGACTGGAGCTGCTCATCACCATCTTCACGCTCTTGGTATTGGTTGCTGAGTTTTTGATTATTTTCTGGCCTTCGGCCAAAGCAATGAAAGCAAGCATTCAGGAACTGATGGACGCTGAGGAAAAAGCTATCCGAATGGCCAAAAATGCCGATATCCTTAGCCAATCCAAAGAAAAGTCCGTCCGGGAGCTACAAGCGCTGAGTAAAGCAATGGATCAGATTCTTTTGTTTGCACGCATCACTCCTGAAGGCTATATCACTCATATAGGCGAGCGGTTCAGCAGGCTATACAGGACACAGAAATTCAATACCAACGCCAAGATCTCCGACATGCTCTCTCCACTGGAAAATGAGCAGCTGACCATAGATCGTATTATCGCAGAAAACAAAAAATCCGGCTGGGAAGGAGAACTGAAAACAACTTCCCAATCAGGAGAGGAAATCTGGCTGGACGTATCCATGATTCCATTCAACTCTACAGAAGACAAATCGGAGTTGATATTAATCTGCATGGACATTACCAAGCGAAAAGAGTTTATGCATCAGGTAGAGCAGCTGACCAAGGAGAGTTTTGAAGAGAAAATGTATCAGCAAAAAGTAATTTCCCGACAGATAATCGAAAATCAGGAGAATGAACAAAACAGAATTGCCAAGGACATTCACGACGGAATAGGCCAGATGCTTACAGGCTTGAAGTATTTATTGGAAAGCGTAGACACCACAGATCCAGCTAAGGCAGAAGTGAAAGTCAGCAAACTCAAGGAACTCACCTCCAATATCATCAAAGGCGTAAGGACAGCCACCTTCAACCTCACCCCGCCAGAATTAAAAGACTATGGAATAGTACCTGCATTGACTGAGCTCACCCAGGAACTTTCCAAACTTACCGGAAAGGACATCGTGCTATTCAATAAAACTGAGTTTTCCCAACGCTTGGATTCCCTTGTGGAAATCAATCTCTACCGTATCACTCAGGAAGCGATCAACAATGCAATAAAATATGCAGAATCCTCCCATATTATCGTCACCGTGGCACATAGCCAGAACATCCTAAGCATCATTGTGGATGACAACGGTAAAGGATTTGAGATGTCCAAGCTGAAATCAAAACCGGATGAAGAAGGCGGTATGGGGCTTACTTTTATGAAAGAGCGTGTAAAATACATCAACGGACGGCTATTCATCAATTCCTCCCCAAATGAAGGCACCAAAGTCACCCTGAACATCCCATTAACTTAG
- a CDS encoding MFS transporter: protein MESLLTQKATKLNLLDLRSIPIRTFWITSIAFFICFFAWFGIVPFMPDVVKDLGLTPAQKWNATVLAVAGTIFSRLLIGKLCDKYGPRLCYTWLLILGSIPVIASGLVQTPVQFYICRLLTGFIGASFVITQVHTSLMFASNVVGTANATSAGWGNLGGGANRLGMPIIAAVVIGLGVAEADAWRYAMVIAGIICFIMGLVYYYFTKDTPEGNYKELAAKGIKVPSTKKDKVGFMEAVKDYRVWLLFLVYAACFGIELTVYGTMDDYLQNTFQLERITAGNIVLSFALMNIFARTLGGFFGDKFGKTKGLKGRVWFLAGILILEGLMLSLFSLATSLVLGFALLVAFSLTVQMAEGATFSVVPFVNRKAIGSISGIVGAGGNFGAFLAALFLSSKSALAEKTALLASDSLSAEAAAAAQSAAAASAVSAGYLVIGAMIVISGVVALAIRFSTEDEKVAEVELSQLQPELIRSDN from the coding sequence ATGGAATCACTACTTACACAGAAAGCTACCAAGCTAAATCTTTTGGATCTTAGAAGCATCCCTATCCGGACTTTCTGGATCACTTCTATCGCATTCTTCATCTGTTTCTTTGCCTGGTTTGGCATAGTTCCGTTTATGCCTGATGTGGTCAAGGATCTCGGGCTTACTCCTGCCCAAAAGTGGAATGCCACCGTACTTGCTGTAGCAGGGACAATATTTTCCAGACTGCTGATCGGGAAACTTTGCGACAAGTATGGCCCAAGACTATGCTATACATGGCTTCTTATATTGGGATCCATTCCAGTGATTGCAAGTGGGCTGGTACAGACACCTGTCCAGTTTTACATTTGTAGGTTATTAACAGGATTTATCGGGGCATCCTTTGTCATCACCCAAGTCCATACTTCTTTGATGTTTGCATCCAATGTGGTAGGTACAGCCAACGCAACCTCTGCTGGCTGGGGAAATCTCGGAGGAGGAGCCAACAGGCTAGGAATGCCTATCATAGCCGCCGTGGTGATAGGCCTGGGAGTGGCAGAAGCTGATGCCTGGAGATACGCCATGGTAATAGCCGGAATTATATGCTTCATCATGGGCCTGGTCTATTACTACTTTACCAAAGACACCCCTGAGGGTAATTATAAGGAATTGGCAGCTAAAGGCATCAAAGTCCCTTCCACCAAAAAAGACAAGGTTGGTTTCATGGAAGCTGTCAAAGACTATCGCGTATGGTTACTCTTTTTGGTGTATGCAGCCTGCTTCGGCATAGAACTTACAGTCTATGGCACCATGGATGATTACCTACAAAACACTTTTCAATTGGAACGAATCACTGCAGGCAATATCGTGCTTTCCTTCGCCCTCATGAATATTTTTGCCAGAACCTTGGGCGGATTTTTCGGAGACAAATTCGGGAAAACGAAAGGACTTAAAGGGCGGGTGTGGTTTCTCGCAGGCATCTTGATTTTAGAAGGCTTAATGCTGAGCCTATTCTCATTGGCCACCAGCTTGGTTCTAGGATTTGCTCTTTTAGTTGCCTTCAGTCTTACTGTGCAGATGGCAGAAGGTGCCACCTTCTCTGTAGTTCCTTTTGTCAATAGAAAAGCCATCGGCTCTATATCGGGAATTGTGGGTGCAGGCGGAAATTTCGGGGCTTTTTTGGCAGCTCTTTTTCTCAGCTCTAAGTCAGCCCTAGCAGAGAAAACTGCCTTGCTCGCAAGCGATTCACTCAGTGCAGAAGCGGCAGCAGCAGCTCAATCAGCCGCCGCCGCCAGTGCTGTGTCAGCCGGGTATTTAGTAATCGGCGCCATGATCGTTATTTCCGGGGTGGTTGCTTTAGCCATCAGGTTCAGCACCGAAGACGAAAAGGTAGCAGAAGTAGAATTAAGCCAACTGCAGCCTGAATTAATACGCTCAGATAATTAA
- a CDS encoding DUF4202 domain-containing protein → MNQFQKAISLIDEINAEDPTKELLDGKEIPKELLYSIRMTDKLADFEPDSSEAMKLAVRAQHIARWRIPRSDYPMDRVGYLKWREELKKMHADLAAEILEKSGYDQETIERTKFLIRKKQLKTDPDTQTMEDVICLVFLEYYFEEFATKHESEKVIDILQKTWAKMSEKGQKAALQLPLSPSSLKLVKEAIT, encoded by the coding sequence ATGAACCAATTTCAGAAAGCAATCTCATTAATCGATGAGATCAATGCAGAAGATCCCACAAAAGAACTCCTAGACGGCAAAGAAATACCAAAAGAGCTGCTGTACTCTATACGGATGACAGATAAACTTGCTGATTTTGAACCAGATTCCTCTGAAGCCATGAAACTGGCAGTACGGGCGCAACACATCGCCAGATGGAGAATACCACGCTCAGACTACCCCATGGATCGTGTCGGATACTTGAAATGGAGGGAGGAACTGAAGAAAATGCACGCAGATCTGGCTGCTGAAATCCTGGAGAAATCCGGATATGATCAGGAAACTATCGAGCGAACTAAATTTCTGATCCGAAAAAAACAGCTCAAAACCGATCCAGACACCCAGACTATGGAAGATGTCATATGCCTGGTATTTCTAGAATATTATTTCGAAGAATTTGCCACCAAGCATGAGTCTGAAAAAGTCATCGACATACTTCAGAAAACCTGGGCCAAAATGTCAGAAAAAGGACAGAAAGCAGCCCTTCAATTGCCCCTTTCTCCGTCCAGCCTAAAATTAGTCAAAGAAGCCATTACTTAG
- the nirD gene encoding nitrite reductase small subunit NirD: MEELLKNYQTVAEQQAINWVRVGQTEDFPANAGACIKHNSRQIAVFHFSRTNTWYACQNLCPHKMEMVLSRGMTGDSQGIPKVACPLHKKTFSLEDGSNLNGEDYSIATYPVRIQEGNVYIGFAD; the protein is encoded by the coding sequence ATGGAAGAACTATTAAAAAACTATCAAACAGTGGCTGAACAGCAGGCAATAAACTGGGTCAGAGTGGGTCAGACGGAAGATTTCCCGGCCAATGCAGGCGCATGTATCAAGCACAATTCCCGGCAGATTGCCGTATTCCACTTTTCCAGGACTAACACCTGGTATGCCTGTCAGAATCTCTGTCCGCACAAGATGGAAATGGTACTCTCCCGAGGCATGACAGGAGACTCCCAGGGAATCCCAAAGGTTGCCTGCCCCCTTCACAAAAAGACCTTTTCTCTGGAGGATGGCAGCAATCTAAATGGGGAAGATTACAGCATTGCTACCTACCCAGTGAGGATTCAGGAGGGAAATGTATATATTGGATTCGCTGATTAA